In a genomic window of Holophagaceae bacterium:
- a CDS encoding ZIP family metal transporter, with the protein MSLAVQALLASLATLLGGWMVVRFLQGRASTMRLISGIAAGYLLSAALVRIIPESLEQGGEGTAFWVLGGFLLVHVMEHGITIHFHYGEETHMEGGPMTGIMALVGLSLHSFMDGLALAAAVRSSSNLGLFMFMALILHRIPEGATISSIFLARGYGRRGALLASAGLAVATLIGAMSQSAMHLNPAPVLAMAGGLVIYVASSDLLPEAQKEKGWKSTLALLIGFGLFLATQLIAPHQHGG; encoded by the coding sequence ATGTCCCTTGCGGTTCAGGCCCTCCTCGCATCCTTGGCCACCCTCCTCGGAGGTTGGATGGTGGTGCGCTTCCTTCAGGGCCGCGCCTCCACCATGCGGCTCATTTCGGGCATCGCGGCGGGCTACCTGCTGTCCGCGGCCCTTGTCCGGATCATTCCCGAAAGCCTGGAGCAGGGCGGCGAGGGGACGGCCTTCTGGGTCCTGGGGGGATTCCTGCTGGTGCACGTGATGGAGCACGGCATCACCATCCACTTCCACTACGGCGAAGAGACGCACATGGAGGGCGGCCCCATGACGGGGATCATGGCGCTGGTGGGCCTCTCGCTCCACAGCTTCATGGATGGCCTGGCGCTGGCGGCGGCGGTGCGGAGCAGCAGCAACCTGGGACTCTTCATGTTCATGGCGCTTATCCTCCACCGCATCCCGGAGGGGGCCACGATTTCCAGCATCTTCCTGGCCCGGGGCTATGGCAGGCGCGGCGCCCTGCTGGCATCCGCAGGATTGGCCGTGGCGACCCTGATCGGGGCCATGAGCCAGTCGGCCATGCACCTCAATCCCGCCCCGGTGTTGGCCATGGCCGGCGGCCTGGTGATCTACGTGGCCAGCTCGGACCTGCTGCCCGAGGCCCAGAAGGAGAAGGGCTGGAAGAGCACGCTGGCTCTGCTCATCGGCTTCGGCCTTTTCCTGGCCACTCAATTGATCGCACCTCACCAGCACGGCGGTTGA
- a CDS encoding Rne/Rng family ribonuclease, which translates to MSKKSMLINATDPEEIRVATLLDGTLLDFDVEFIHNEKIKGNIYKAKVVRADQSLQAAFIHYGGQKNGFLPLGELPRDMVSPDGRRGRIQDLLNRDQEILVQAVREEIGSKGAMMTAQVSLPGRYLVLTPGNPVNGISRKIESREEREYFKQLIDELEIPKNMGVIVRTASLGVTKEDFQKDLEYLLDTYKEVLTRYKQRQGPGLVWQEDDVVTRTLRDAFSADMEEVLIDDLDTFHAAQNFFKRTMPQHAHVLKHYAGSKPLFSKAQTEDQIDRIYARRVGLPSGGALVLDQTEALVAIDVNSGKTSGEGVEDMAFRTNMEAAEEAARQLRLRDLAGLVVIDFIDMKKESHNKAVQDKLVEGLREDKARMEVGKINRFGVLVMTRQRLRPSIQQTTHVPCPHCQGSGQVKSAEALLISVIRRMKSILSHGDVKELRVKLAPATAIQVLNQKRRELQELEDTFGGSVVMLADPAVAYGEMVAEIEKREEEAEEKPAKTHVERMIEPEDETVVLGGDSAISFDKALGENAPKAGKEASKRGLPKAAEFKHDRRDVQRAALDERERLRALFESAKPEDDEGAEADAEGGKEEAPSKSGRRRRRGRSGAAKTGSAGPTVAGAPEEKAAGAAEVPGAAAPAPKPAGHGKSAKSVQPPQDAPSRVVIEPPVLSGEIVAALLLPTPRPRRLGAAAPTATMPAPAPEMIPEAPAAKTKSKASKAKAAKPNAAGDETVPIPAPKPKPSSKSRKAEPAQDAQPAAKEKAMAAAEPKSKASAPKIVQKKVKA; encoded by the coding sequence TTGAGCAAGAAATCCATGCTGATCAACGCCACGGATCCCGAAGAAATCCGCGTGGCCACACTGCTGGACGGCACGCTCCTCGACTTCGATGTGGAATTCATCCACAACGAAAAGATCAAGGGCAACATCTACAAGGCCAAGGTGGTGCGGGCGGACCAGAGCCTGCAGGCGGCCTTCATCCATTATGGCGGCCAAAAGAACGGCTTCCTGCCGCTCGGCGAATTGCCCCGGGACATGGTGAGCCCGGACGGCCGCCGGGGGCGCATCCAGGATCTGCTGAACCGCGACCAGGAGATCCTGGTCCAGGCGGTCCGCGAAGAGATCGGCAGCAAGGGCGCGATGATGACCGCGCAGGTCAGCCTTCCGGGCCGCTACCTGGTGCTGACGCCGGGCAATCCCGTGAACGGCATCAGCCGGAAGATCGAAAGCCGCGAGGAGCGCGAATATTTCAAGCAGCTCATCGACGAGCTGGAGATCCCGAAAAACATGGGCGTCATCGTGCGAACCGCCAGCCTGGGCGTCACCAAGGAGGATTTCCAGAAGGATCTGGAATACCTCCTCGACACCTACAAGGAAGTCCTCACGCGCTACAAGCAGCGGCAGGGTCCGGGCCTTGTGTGGCAGGAGGACGACGTGGTGACCCGGACGCTCCGGGACGCGTTTTCCGCGGATATGGAAGAAGTTCTCATCGACGATCTGGACACCTTCCACGCGGCGCAGAATTTCTTCAAGCGCACGATGCCCCAGCACGCCCACGTGCTGAAGCACTATGCCGGAAGCAAGCCCCTGTTCTCCAAAGCCCAGACCGAAGACCAGATCGACCGCATCTACGCGCGGCGGGTGGGCCTGCCCAGCGGCGGCGCCCTGGTGCTGGACCAGACCGAAGCCCTGGTCGCCATCGACGTCAACAGCGGCAAGACCTCCGGGGAAGGGGTCGAGGACATGGCCTTCCGCACCAACATGGAAGCCGCGGAAGAAGCCGCGCGCCAGCTGCGCCTGCGGGACCTCGCCGGGCTCGTGGTCATCGATTTCATCGACATGAAGAAGGAGAGCCACAACAAAGCCGTGCAGGACAAGCTGGTGGAAGGCCTGCGCGAAGACAAGGCCCGTATGGAAGTCGGCAAGATCAATCGTTTTGGCGTGCTGGTGATGACCCGCCAGCGGCTGCGGCCCTCCATCCAGCAGACGACCCATGTGCCTTGCCCTCATTGCCAGGGATCGGGCCAGGTGAAGAGCGCCGAGGCGCTCCTGATTTCCGTCATCCGGCGGATGAAGTCGATCCTCAGCCATGGGGACGTGAAGGAACTCCGGGTGAAGCTGGCCCCGGCCACCGCCATCCAGGTGTTGAACCAGAAGCGCCGCGAATTGCAGGAGCTGGAGGACACCTTCGGCGGCAGCGTGGTGATGCTGGCGGACCCCGCGGTGGCCTATGGCGAAATGGTCGCCGAGATTGAAAAGCGCGAGGAGGAGGCGGAGGAGAAACCGGCCAAGACCCATGTGGAACGCATGATCGAGCCCGAAGATGAGACCGTCGTGCTGGGCGGCGACAGCGCCATTTCCTTTGACAAGGCGCTTGGAGAAAACGCGCCGAAGGCGGGGAAGGAAGCCTCCAAGCGCGGTCTCCCCAAAGCAGCCGAATTCAAGCACGACCGCCGGGATGTGCAGCGGGCGGCCTTGGATGAGCGGGAGCGCCTCCGCGCTTTGTTTGAAAGCGCGAAGCCCGAGGACGATGAAGGTGCCGAGGCCGATGCGGAAGGCGGCAAGGAGGAAGCCCCCTCCAAGTCCGGCCGCCGGCGCCGGCGGGGCCGGAGCGGCGCCGCGAAAACCGGCTCAGCAGGTCCGACTGTTGCAGGCGCCCCCGAGGAGAAGGCCGCTGGAGCGGCCGAGGTCCCGGGCGCCGCGGCCCCCGCGCCGAAACCGGCAGGACATGGAAAATCCGCCAAATCGGTCCAACCCCCTCAAGATGCCCCCAGCCGGGTGGTCATCGAACCTCCGGTGCTCTCGGGAGAAATCGTGGCGGCCCTGCTGCTGCCGACCCCGCGTCCAAGGCGCCTTGGTGCCGCCGCGCCCACGGCCACCATGCCCGCCCCGGCGCCTGAAATGATCCCTGAGGCTCCCGCCGCCAAAACAAAATCCAAGGCCTCGAAGGCCAAGGCCGCCAAGCCCAATGCCGCTGGAGACGAGACCGTCCCGATCCCAGCTCCGAAGCCCAAGCCCTCCAGCAAGTCCAGGAAGGCGGAGCCGGCCCAGGACGCTCAGCCTGCGGCCAAGGAGAAAGCCATGGCGGCGGCTGAACCCAAATCCAAGGCATCCGCTCCGAAAATCGTCCAGAAGAAAGTGAAAGCGTGA
- a CDS encoding WYL domain-containing protein codes for MQSVLQAVKEGKAIELIFRDAEADPPRTFEPRQLIFDTLTQAWFVWGWDRRYNAERHHRLDHLAEINLVDGPGRSAQGPYKEGTPANLIGGWLGGEPIRVKATLQKQWIFAVKQAPPAFPEFKIEDGEDGRATVSFVATDLRAIARWCLQFGEGIQVLEPQRLVDRIKQVGVAWAGKPVAAALPPAPRPAPPPAPRPEHKPEHKSEHRRDYAKEREDSPKKGPRVEIRVEKL; via the coding sequence GTGCAGTCCGTCCTGCAAGCCGTGAAGGAAGGCAAAGCCATCGAATTGATCTTCAGGGACGCCGAGGCCGATCCACCACGCACCTTCGAGCCCCGTCAGCTCATCTTCGATACCCTCACCCAGGCTTGGTTCGTGTGGGGCTGGGACCGCCGGTACAACGCCGAGCGCCACCACCGCCTGGATCATCTGGCCGAAATCAATCTGGTGGACGGCCCGGGCAGGTCCGCGCAGGGTCCCTACAAGGAGGGCACCCCCGCGAATCTAATCGGGGGCTGGCTGGGGGGCGAACCCATCCGAGTGAAGGCGACCCTTCAAAAACAGTGGATCTTCGCAGTGAAGCAGGCGCCGCCCGCCTTCCCCGAATTCAAGATCGAGGATGGCGAGGATGGCAGGGCCACCGTTTCCTTCGTGGCCACGGACCTCCGCGCCATCGCCCGCTGGTGCCTGCAATTCGGCGAGGGCATCCAGGTCCTGGAACCCCAGCGTCTCGTGGACCGCATCAAACAGGTGGGTGTCGCCTGGGCCGGCAAGCCCGTGGCCGCTGCCCTGCCTCCCGCGCCGCGGCCCGCGCCGCCACCGGCGCCCCGACCCGAACACAAGCCGGAACATAAATCGGAACATCGCCGGGACTATGCCAAGGAGCGGGAAGACAGTCCTAAAAAGGGTCCGCGGGTCGAGATAAGGGTCGAAAAGCTCTAA
- a CDS encoding Rrf2 family transcriptional regulator — MKISARGRYSMQALFDLAHHSHGEPVPLHQIAERQSLSLPFLEQIFHKLKKAGVVKSVRGPKGGYVLTRPCSHVSVGEILRLTDASLYAVAKNDPEQGRQILLEDERMSELLWRHLEEHITTFLEKVNIADLCTETQSNTCPVCTCPEYVREAQVSMMNGKQKGCAALMA, encoded by the coding sequence GTGAAAATCTCCGCCCGCGGCCGCTACTCCATGCAGGCCCTCTTCGATCTGGCCCACCACAGCCACGGAGAGCCCGTGCCGCTGCACCAGATCGCCGAACGTCAGAGCCTTTCGCTTCCCTTCCTGGAGCAGATCTTCCACAAGTTGAAAAAAGCCGGCGTCGTGAAGAGCGTGCGCGGGCCCAAGGGCGGCTACGTGCTCACGAGGCCGTGCAGCCATGTGAGCGTGGGCGAGATCCTGCGCCTGACGGATGCCAGCCTCTACGCCGTGGCGAAAAACGATCCGGAGCAGGGCCGCCAGATCCTCCTGGAGGACGAACGCATGAGCGAACTGCTCTGGCGCCATCTGGAAGAGCACATCACGACCTTCCTTGAGAAAGTGAATATCGCCGACCTCTGCACCGAAACCCAGAGCAACACCTGCCCCGTCTGCACCTGCCCGGAATATGTCCGCGAGGCCCAGGTCTCGATGATGAATGGCAAGCAAAAGGGCTGCGCCGCATTGATGGCCTGA
- the ttcA gene encoding tRNA 2-thiocytidine(32) synthetase TtcA has product MANPCALPALLDPPCEADLASLPKLEKRILRRVGEAIQTYGLIEDGDRILVGLSGGKDSWALLDVLTSLQKRAPVKFQVHGITVDPGFPKFDPDRIAEVCEQRGIPHEVLGAPIDALVRQRPEETPCIICSRLRRGVLYSYAKQHGFTKIALGHHLDDLLETLLLNLFFGGRLATMPVRLRSDDGANTVIRPLATCEEADLRRFTWLKGYPIVPCGCPLCACSVAESSRKQAKELIRQLEASIPRIKSSMLKAMGNVKGSHLLDPRLGALAAIGADEAVERLCGIPPQL; this is encoded by the coding sequence GTGGCCAATCCCTGCGCTCTGCCAGCCTTGCTCGACCCTCCATGCGAAGCGGATCTTGCTTCGCTTCCCAAACTGGAGAAGCGGATCCTGCGCAGAGTGGGCGAAGCGATCCAGACCTACGGGCTCATCGAGGACGGAGACAGGATCCTGGTGGGGCTGAGCGGGGGCAAGGATTCCTGGGCCCTCCTGGACGTCCTCACCTCGCTTCAAAAACGCGCCCCCGTGAAATTCCAGGTGCATGGCATCACCGTGGATCCGGGCTTCCCCAAGTTCGATCCGGACCGCATCGCCGAGGTCTGCGAGCAGCGCGGAATCCCCCACGAGGTGCTGGGCGCCCCCATCGACGCGCTCGTCCGGCAGCGGCCCGAAGAAACCCCCTGCATCATCTGCTCCCGGCTCCGGAGAGGGGTCCTCTACTCCTACGCTAAGCAGCACGGGTTCACGAAGATCGCCCTGGGGCACCACCTCGATGACCTGCTGGAGACCCTGCTGCTGAACCTGTTCTTTGGGGGAAGACTGGCGACGATGCCCGTCCGCCTCAGGAGCGACGACGGCGCCAACACGGTGATCCGCCCCCTCGCCACCTGCGAGGAAGCCGACCTGCGCCGCTTCACGTGGCTCAAAGGCTACCCCATCGTGCCCTGCGGATGTCCCCTGTGCGCATGCAGCGTCGCGGAGAGCAGCCGTAAACAAGCCAAGGAACTGATCCGGCAATTGGAAGCCAGCATTCCCCGGATCAAGAGTTCGATGCTCAAGGCCATGGGCAATGTCAAAGGCTCGCATCTGCTGGACCCGCGCCTGGGCGCCCTGGCAGCCATCGGCGCGGATGAAGCTGTGGAACGCCTTTGCGGAATTCCGCCTCAGCTATGA
- a CDS encoding HEPN domain-containing protein has translation MKELSARWIAKAEAHLETAKRELAVKKGGNPDAVCLHAHLCVENYLMARLQEGEINFPTTSHLAVLLYLCADIEPSWESHRSHLSKLSAINRIILEPEESATPAMAKEALEHASKFRDTARKTLGMKN, from the coding sequence ATGAAGGAACTGAGCGCCCGGTGGATCGCGAAGGCCGAAGCCCACCTGGAAACGGCCAAGCGCGAATTGGCGGTGAAAAAGGGCGGCAACCCCGATGCGGTCTGCCTGCATGCCCACCTCTGCGTCGAGAACTACCTGATGGCGCGGTTGCAGGAGGGCGAGATCAACTTCCCCACCACCTCCCACCTGGCTGTGCTGCTCTACCTGTGCGCTGACATCGAACCTAGCTGGGAGTCCCACCGTTCGCACCTGAGCAAGCTCAGCGCCATCAACCGGATCATCCTGGAGCCCGAAGAGAGCGCGACCCCGGCCATGGCCAAGGAGGCGCTGGAACACGCCTCGAAATTCCGCGACACCGCCCGCAAAACGCTTGGGATGAAGAACTAG
- the hemG gene encoding protoporphyrinogen oxidase: MTTLILGGGVSGLVTAWHLQKRGEAVEVWEAQETIGGWVRTLPWPDADGRPGHVERGPQGVLVAPGSAADRLFKELELEVRSPGHGARWVGMGGSLIPVPAAPVALLFSRLMSVTAKLRMMMEPFVPVRSLEPEENLSAFVARRLGRGVAENLLPAMVAGVLAAPAESLSVEALPKLLQWEAKGSLFKGMRSGGSSSLMVPKGGMGMLPKRLAERLSGVRTGLRAEGLERLESGRWRVWGAGELREADRVLLALPAYEASVLLGPIAPQSAEALAAIPYTSVRLRHSRHARLAPLDDSFGFLVHPPEGHGFLGALVPSWIDPDSAPPDLMQLRAFLGGAFEMDPSLSESGGVQKVLRSWVPRLGEPLQVREELADRAIPRPEMGHRSRVKAALAGLPAGIDWISNARFGPGVRDVVEGVEAWVERKEEN, translated from the coding sequence ATGACGACACTCATCCTCGGCGGCGGCGTCAGCGGCCTCGTGACGGCCTGGCATCTGCAGAAACGCGGCGAGGCCGTGGAAGTCTGGGAAGCCCAGGAGACCATCGGCGGGTGGGTCCGCACGCTGCCATGGCCGGACGCGGACGGGCGGCCCGGCCATGTCGAGCGGGGACCGCAGGGCGTGCTCGTGGCGCCGGGCTCCGCGGCGGACCGCTTGTTCAAGGAACTGGAGCTGGAAGTGCGGAGTCCCGGCCACGGAGCCCGCTGGGTGGGAATGGGCGGATCGCTGATTCCGGTTCCGGCCGCGCCCGTGGCCCTGCTGTTTTCCAGGCTGATGAGCGTCACGGCCAAGCTGCGGATGATGATGGAGCCCTTCGTTCCGGTCCGTTCCCTAGAGCCGGAGGAGAATTTGTCAGCCTTCGTCGCGCGGCGCCTGGGGCGCGGGGTGGCTGAAAACCTGCTGCCCGCGATGGTGGCGGGAGTGCTCGCGGCCCCGGCGGAATCCCTTTCGGTGGAGGCCCTTCCCAAGCTGCTTCAGTGGGAAGCCAAAGGTTCCCTCTTCAAAGGCATGAGAAGCGGAGGCAGCAGCTCGCTGATGGTGCCGAAGGGCGGCATGGGGATGCTGCCGAAGCGGCTGGCCGAGCGGCTTTCCGGGGTGCGGACCGGACTGCGGGCCGAAGGCCTGGAGCGGCTGGAATCAGGACGCTGGCGGGTCTGGGGAGCCGGGGAACTGCGGGAAGCGGACCGCGTGCTGCTGGCCCTTCCGGCCTATGAGGCTTCAGTGCTCCTGGGGCCCATCGCGCCGCAGAGCGCCGAAGCCCTGGCGGCGATCCCCTACACTTCGGTGCGGCTGCGCCATAGCCGCCATGCGCGCCTGGCGCCGCTGGATGATTCCTTCGGATTCCTGGTGCACCCGCCTGAGGGCCACGGTTTTCTGGGCGCCTTGGTGCCTTCGTGGATTGATCCCGACAGCGCGCCCCCGGACCTCATGCAGTTGAGAGCCTTCCTGGGCGGCGCCTTTGAAATGGATCCCTCGCTTTCGGAATCCGGCGGTGTGCAGAAGGTCCTCCGATCCTGGGTGCCCCGACTTGGGGAGCCTCTCCAGGTCCGGGAGGAACTTGCGGACCGCGCCATCCCAAGGCCGGAAATGGGCCATCGCAGCCGAGTGAAGGCCGCGCTGGCCGGGCTTCCGGCAGGCATCGACTGGATCAGCAACGCGCGCTTCGGCCCAGGCGTGCGGGACGTGGTCGAAGGCGTGGAAGCCTGGGTCGAGCGCAAAGAGGAAAACTGA
- the hemH gene encoding ferrochelatase, which produces MDFLSQLRADAEAAMAGPKVDTAVLLLNLGGPVNLGQVQSFLYNLFSDRELIKLPGPAWFQPTYAKAIARFRRKGTAAKYAEIGGGSPLLRQSAEQASALRRNLREAGRQEPVKLLFRYTQPRAQGLLKALKQRGITKLLPVTLYPHDCIATTGSSIRELEREAAQMGMSVLEGVRAYSTDPDYLDAMEAPLREALDELPYATVIFSAHSLPMSQIEAGDPYEEEIKATVEALRARIGDIPGGSTLAYQSRVGPIRWLTPALKKVLGEFGGRDVIVLPLSFVSEHIETLHELDIEYAALAKKAGIRTYRRLPAPGVNPSYIRCLTRLTLEALSPGART; this is translated from the coding sequence ATGGACTTCCTCTCCCAACTCCGGGCCGACGCCGAAGCTGCCATGGCCGGCCCGAAGGTGGATACGGCGGTCCTGCTGTTGAATCTGGGCGGCCCCGTCAATCTGGGCCAGGTGCAATCCTTCCTCTACAACCTTTTCAGCGACCGGGAGCTCATCAAGCTGCCTGGGCCCGCTTGGTTCCAGCCCACGTACGCCAAGGCCATCGCCAGGTTCCGGCGCAAGGGCACCGCGGCGAAATACGCAGAGATCGGCGGGGGGTCGCCGCTGCTCCGGCAGTCGGCGGAGCAGGCGTCGGCCCTGCGCAGGAATCTCCGCGAAGCCGGACGCCAGGAGCCCGTGAAGCTGCTCTTCCGGTACACCCAGCCACGCGCGCAAGGCCTGCTCAAAGCCCTGAAACAGCGGGGAATCACCAAGTTGCTGCCCGTGACCCTGTACCCCCACGACTGCATCGCGACCACCGGCTCGAGCATCCGAGAACTCGAGCGAGAAGCCGCCCAGATGGGCATGTCGGTCCTCGAAGGGGTGCGCGCCTATTCCACGGACCCCGACTACCTGGACGCCATGGAAGCTCCGCTCCGAGAAGCGCTCGATGAGCTGCCCTACGCGACCGTGATCTTCAGCGCCCACTCGCTGCCCATGAGCCAGATCGAGGCCGGCGATCCATACGAGGAGGAGATCAAGGCCACCGTGGAGGCGCTCAGGGCCCGCATCGGCGACATTCCCGGCGGTTCCACGCTGGCCTACCAGAGCCGGGTGGGCCCTATCCGGTGGTTGACCCCGGCCCTGAAGAAAGTGTTGGGTGAGTTCGGCGGACGGGATGTCATCGTCCTGCCCCTCAGCTTCGTCAGCGAACACATCGAGACCCTCCACGAACTGGACATCGAGTACGCCGCGTTGGCCAAGAAAGCCGGCATCCGCACCTACCGGCGGCTGCCCGCGCCGGGCGTGAATCCAAGCTACATCCGCTGCCTGACGCGGCTGACGCTGGAAGCGCTATCCCCAGGAGCCAGGACATGA
- the hemN gene encoding oxygen-independent coproporphyrinogen III oxidase, with translation MLNLSELIQRYDRPGPRYTGYPMPPVWQDDFPETEVVEALGRANASAEPLSLYAHLPFCSRRCAYCGCNVVISPKYDPVGAFLATLDREAELWASHLPDRRGVIQMHWGGGTPTYLNVPDLQRVFDLITTRFPLLPGAEVSLEADPTFLREDQLPALRKMGFNRVSFGVQDLDENVQELITRGQTWDQTLAAVRQARSEGFDGVNLDLVYGLPGQTMETFRRTLEETLKLSPDRLAVYGFAYLPSMMPFQRSIPSETLPTADLRLDLLLLASELLEKAGYLTVGMDHFAHPDDPLAKAIHDGRLTRNFMGYAVQGGSDMVSLGPSAISQIGGVYHQNDKILSRWEHAVDAGRFAVHKGHHCSEEDELRRWAIHQIMGRFELRWDDMQRRFGVGPDHFADALAQLQEEVPFGIVELRDEGVFVTELGRRFVRNLAMPFDAYLAKMAATTKFSRTV, from the coding sequence ATGCTTAACCTATCTGAACTCATCCAGCGCTACGACCGCCCAGGGCCCCGGTACACGGGCTATCCCATGCCTCCGGTGTGGCAGGACGACTTTCCAGAGACCGAGGTGGTGGAGGCCTTGGGCCGGGCCAATGCCAGCGCAGAGCCCCTGTCGCTCTACGCGCACCTTCCGTTCTGCAGCCGGCGCTGCGCCTACTGCGGATGCAACGTGGTCATCAGCCCGAAATACGATCCGGTGGGCGCCTTCCTTGCCACCCTGGACCGCGAGGCGGAGCTCTGGGCCAGCCACCTTCCGGACCGCCGGGGCGTGATCCAGATGCATTGGGGAGGGGGAACGCCCACCTACCTGAATGTTCCGGATCTTCAACGGGTGTTCGATCTGATAACGACCCGTTTTCCTCTGTTGCCCGGCGCGGAAGTCTCATTGGAAGCTGACCCGACCTTCCTTCGGGAGGATCAATTGCCGGCGCTCCGGAAGATGGGCTTCAACCGCGTCTCCTTCGGCGTGCAGGACCTCGACGAGAATGTGCAGGAACTGATCACGCGGGGGCAGACCTGGGATCAGACCCTAGCCGCAGTGCGGCAGGCGCGATCGGAAGGCTTCGACGGCGTCAACCTGGACCTGGTCTATGGGCTGCCGGGCCAGACCATGGAAACTTTCCGGAGGACCCTCGAGGAGACTCTGAAATTGAGCCCGGACCGCTTGGCGGTCTACGGCTTCGCCTACCTGCCTTCCATGATGCCCTTCCAGCGGAGCATCCCCTCAGAAACCCTACCCACAGCGGATCTGCGTCTCGATTTACTGTTGCTTGCCTCAGAATTGCTTGAAAAAGCTGGTTATTTGACCGTGGGGATGGATCATTTCGCCCATCCGGACGACCCGCTTGCCAAAGCCATCCATGATGGCCGCCTCACCCGCAATTTCATGGGCTACGCGGTCCAGGGCGGCTCGGACATGGTGAGCCTCGGCCCCAGCGCCATCAGCCAGATCGGGGGCGTCTACCACCAGAACGACAAGATCCTCTCCCGGTGGGAGCACGCGGTGGATGCCGGCCGCTTCGCCGTCCACAAGGGGCATCATTGCTCCGAGGAGGACGAGCTCCGACGCTGGGCCATCCATCAGATCATGGGCCGCTTCGAGCTGCGCTGGGACGACATGCAGCGCCGCTTCGGCGTGGGGCCGGACCATTTCGCCGATGCCCTCGCGCAGCTCCAGGAGGAAGTCCCCTTCGGCATCGTGGAACTGCGGGACGAAGGCGTGTTCGTCACCGAACTGGGCCGCCGTTTCGTGCGCAACCTGGCCATGCCCTTCGACGCCTACCTGGCGAAGATGGCGGCCACCACGAAGTTCTCCAGGACCGTTTGA
- a CDS encoding uroporphyrinogen decarboxylase, with amino-acid sequence MTRPLLRVLQGETLDKPPVWFMRQAGRFLPEYRVLRAKASFEELMYDSDLAAEVTLMPIRRFPGIDGAIIFSDILVILEALGCGVTIPEGGPRLARTLDEIDPDVELNEKIFEPVQAAIKKTKAALPEHVTMLGFAGAPWTLLAYGLEGKGSKTWARAKAFLHQEPVKAKKWMDRLADVSARLLNLHIGAGAQGVQLFDTWAGELDPADTREFSLPAVKRTLEQVTAAPVLFFARSGYQPQELADLPCAGLAIPWQVPMAEARQRFSATKVLQGNMDPAALLAGKETAVKKARAIVDCMKGAPHIFNLGHGLVPETDPDVLQAVIEEVKK; translated from the coding sequence ATGACCCGACCCCTCCTCCGCGTCCTCCAGGGCGAAACCCTCGATAAACCCCCGGTCTGGTTCATGCGCCAGGCCGGGCGATTCCTGCCGGAGTACCGGGTCCTGAGGGCCAAGGCGAGTTTCGAGGAACTCATGTACGACAGCGACCTGGCGGCCGAGGTCACCCTGATGCCCATCCGCCGATTCCCAGGAATCGACGGAGCCATCATCTTCAGCGATATCCTGGTGATCCTGGAGGCGCTGGGCTGCGGCGTGACGATCCCGGAGGGCGGCCCGCGGCTCGCGCGCACGCTCGACGAGATTGATCCTGACGTGGAACTTAACGAGAAAATTTTTGAACCTGTCCAGGCCGCCATCAAGAAAACCAAGGCCGCGCTGCCGGAGCATGTCACGATGCTCGGATTCGCCGGAGCGCCCTGGACCCTGCTGGCCTACGGCCTCGAAGGCAAGGGGAGCAAGACCTGGGCCCGCGCCAAGGCCTTCCTGCACCAGGAGCCCGTGAAAGCGAAGAAGTGGATGGACCGCCTCGCGGATGTCTCGGCCCGCCTGCTGAATCTTCACATCGGCGCGGGCGCCCAAGGCGTGCAGCTCTTCGACACCTGGGCCGGGGAGCTGGATCCCGCGGACACCCGGGAATTTTCGCTTCCGGCCGTGAAGCGGACGCTGGAGCAGGTGACCGCGGCCCCGGTCCTGTTCTTCGCCCGGAGCGGCTACCAGCCCCAAGAACTCGCGGACCTGCCGTGCGCCGGGCTGGCGATTCCCTGGCAGGTGCCAATGGCTGAAGCGCGGCAGCGGTTTTCCGCCACCAAGGTGCTGCAGGGCAATATGGATCCAGCCGCCCTGCTGGCGGGCAAGGAAACCGCGGTGAAAAAGGCCCGGGCCATCGTGGACTGCATGAAGGGCGCACCCCACATCTTCAACCTGGGACATGGCCTGGTGCCGGAAACGGATCCCGACGTGCTGCAAGCCGTGATCGAAGAGGTGAAGAAATGA